A window from Bos indicus isolate NIAB-ARS_2022 breed Sahiwal x Tharparkar chromosome 1, NIAB-ARS_B.indTharparkar_mat_pri_1.0, whole genome shotgun sequence encodes these proteins:
- the DPH3 gene encoding diphthamide biosynthesis protein 3 isoform X5, with protein MAVFHDEVEIEDFQYDEDSETYFYPCPCGDNFCITKDQFTCGETVPAPSTNKELVKC; from the exons ATGGCGGTATTTCACGATGAGGTGGAGATCGAGGACTTCCAATACGACGAAGACTCGGAGACCTACTTCTACCCCTGCCCGTGTGGGGATAACTTCTGCATCACCAAG GATCAGTTCACGTGTGGAGAGACAGTCCCAGCCCCTTCCACCAACAAAGAACTAGTTAAATGCTGA
- the DPH3 gene encoding diphthamide biosynthesis protein 3 isoform X4: MAVFHDEVEIEDFQYDEDSETYFYPCPCGDNFCITKEDLENGEDVATCPSCSLIIKVIYDKDQFTCGETVPAPSTNKELVKC, encoded by the exons ATGGCGGTATTTCACGATGAGGTGGAGATCGAGGACTTCCAATACGACGAAGACTCGGAGACCTACTTCTACCCCTGCCCGTGTGGGGATAACTTCTGCATCACCAAG gaAGATTTGGAGAATGGGGAAGATGTGGCAACCTGCCCTAGCTGCTCTCTCATTATAAAAGTGATTTATGACAAG GATCAGTTCACGTGTGGAGAGACAGTCCCAGCCCCTTCCACCAACAAAGAACTAGTTAAATGCTGA
- the DPH3 gene encoding diphthamide biosynthesis protein 3 isoform X1, whose product MAVFHDEVEIEDFQYDEDSETYFYPCPCGDNFCITKEDLENGEDVATCPSCSLIIKVIYDKKQNQTRVSTSAAVRRDCGLKAGDRALRLLSGIPGLSPLGASGSPQYVNPKRLYTLPDVPKDKSNTSFPPPIETPVLEQEGCFQRLRTWSLMLMVDPCQSPLSMGFSRQEYWSELPCPLPEGLPDPGIKSTSLTSPALAGSVHVWRDSPSPFHQQRTS is encoded by the exons ATGGCGGTATTTCACGATGAGGTGGAGATCGAGGACTTCCAATACGACGAAGACTCGGAGACCTACTTCTACCCCTGCCCGTGTGGGGATAACTTCTGCATCACCAAG gaAGATTTGGAGAATGGGGAAGATGTGGCAACCTGCCCTAGCTGCTCTCTCATTATAAAAGTGATTTATGACAAG aaacagaaccagacaAGGGTGAGCACGAGTGCTGCTGTGAGGAGAGACTGCGGCCTTAAGGCGGGTGATCGTGCGCTGAGGCTGCTGAGTggcatccctggcctctccccaCTCGGTGCCAGTGGCAGCCCTCAGTATGTCAACCCAAAACGTCTCTACACATTGCCAGATGTCCCCAAAGATAAAAGTAACACCTCCTTCCCACCACCCATTGAGACCCCTGTGTTAGAGCAAGAAGGCTGTTTTCAGAGGTTGAGAACATGGAGCCTCATGTTGATGGTGGACC cctgccagtctcctctgtccatgggattctccaggcaagaatactggagtgaattgccatgccctcttccagagggtcttccagacccagggatcaaatccacgtctcttacctctcctgcattggcag GATCAGTTCACGTGTGGAGAGACAGTCCCAGCCCCTTCCACCAACAAAGAACTAGTTAA
- the DPH3 gene encoding diphthamide biosynthesis protein 3 isoform X2 yields MAVFHDEVEIEDFQYDEDSETYFYPCPCGDNFCITKEDLENGEDVATCPSCSLIIKVIYDKKQNQTRVSTSAAVRRDCGLKAGDRALRLLSGIPGLSPLGASGSPQYVNPKRLYTLPDVPKDKSNTSFPPPIETPVLEQEGCFQRLRTWSLMLMVDRSVHVWRDSPSPFHQQRTS; encoded by the exons ATGGCGGTATTTCACGATGAGGTGGAGATCGAGGACTTCCAATACGACGAAGACTCGGAGACCTACTTCTACCCCTGCCCGTGTGGGGATAACTTCTGCATCACCAAG gaAGATTTGGAGAATGGGGAAGATGTGGCAACCTGCCCTAGCTGCTCTCTCATTATAAAAGTGATTTATGACAAG aaacagaaccagacaAGGGTGAGCACGAGTGCTGCTGTGAGGAGAGACTGCGGCCTTAAGGCGGGTGATCGTGCGCTGAGGCTGCTGAGTggcatccctggcctctccccaCTCGGTGCCAGTGGCAGCCCTCAGTATGTCAACCCAAAACGTCTCTACACATTGCCAGATGTCCCCAAAGATAAAAGTAACACCTCCTTCCCACCACCCATTGAGACCCCTGTGTTAGAGCAAGAAGGCTGTTTTCAGAGGTTGAGAACATGGAGCCTCATGTTGATGGTGGACC GATCAGTTCACGTGTGGAGAGACAGTCCCAGCCCCTTCCACCAACAAAGAACTAGTTAA
- the DPH3 gene encoding diphthamide biosynthesis protein 3 isoform X3 — MAVFHDEVEIEDFQYDEDSETYFYPCPCGDNFCITKEDLENGEDVATCPSCSLIIKVIYDKKQNQTRVSTSAAVRRDCGLKAGDRALRLLSGIPGLSPLGASGSPQYVNPKRLYTLPDVPKDKSNTSFPPPIETPVLEQEGCFQRLRTWSLMLMVDRKVRAC, encoded by the exons ATGGCGGTATTTCACGATGAGGTGGAGATCGAGGACTTCCAATACGACGAAGACTCGGAGACCTACTTCTACCCCTGCCCGTGTGGGGATAACTTCTGCATCACCAAG gaAGATTTGGAGAATGGGGAAGATGTGGCAACCTGCCCTAGCTGCTCTCTCATTATAAAAGTGATTTATGACAAG aaacagaaccagacaAGGGTGAGCACGAGTGCTGCTGTGAGGAGAGACTGCGGCCTTAAGGCGGGTGATCGTGCGCTGAGGCTGCTGAGTggcatccctggcctctccccaCTCGGTGCCAGTGGCAGCCCTCAGTATGTCAACCCAAAACGTCTCTACACATTGCCAGATGTCCCCAAAGATAAAAGTAACACCTCCTTCCCACCACCCATTGAGACCCCTGTGTTAGAGCAAGAAGGCTGTTTTCAGAGGTTGAGAACATGGAGCCTCATGTTGATGGTGGACC GTAaggtgcgtgcgtgctaa